From one Macaca nemestrina isolate mMacNem1 chromosome 3, mMacNem.hap1, whole genome shotgun sequence genomic stretch:
- the LOC105477259 gene encoding starch-binding domain-containing protein 1, giving the protein MGAVWSALLVGGGLAGALFVWLLRGDPGDTGKDGDAEQEKDAPLGAAAVPGGHQSGSGGLSPGPSGQELVTKPEHLQESNGHLISKTKDLGNLQAASWRLQNPSREVCDNSREHVSSGQFPDTEASATSETSNSRSYSEVLRNESLKSPMGEWGFQKGQEISAKAATCFAEKLPSSNLFMNRAKEEASLSHSNSQDRVDHKEWEMVSRHSSWGDVGVGGSLKAPVLSLNQGMDNGRSTLVEARDQQVHGKTERVAVMPAGSQQVSVRFQVHYVTSTDVQFIAVTGDHECLGRWNTYIPLHYNKDGFWSHSIFLPADTVVEWKFVLVENGGVTRWEECSNRFLETGHEDKVVHAWWGIH; this is encoded by the exons ATGGGCGCCGTCTGGTCCGCCCTGCTGGTTGGAGGGGGTCTGGCCGGAGCACTTTTCGTTTGGTTGCTGCGGGGCGACCCTGGAGACACCGGGAAGGACGGGGACGCGGAGCAAGAGAAGGACGCCCCTCTTGGGGCAGCTGCGGTTCCGGGAGGCCATCAGAGTGGCAGCGGCGGACTGAGCCCTGGACCTTCCGGGCAGGAGCTGGTCACCAAACCAG AGCATCTTCAAGAAAGCAATGGACATTTGATTTCTAAGACCAAAGACCTTGGTAACCTGCAAGCAGCATCATGGAGATTGCAGAATCCTTCCAGGGAAGTCTGTGATAATTCAAGAGAACATGTTTCTTCTGGACAGTTTCCAGACACAGAAGCTTCAGCTACCTCTGAGACCAGTAACTCTAGGAGTTACTCTGAAGTTTTAAGAAATGAAAGCCTCAAATCTCCTATGGGAGAATGGGGATTCCAAAAAGGACAAGAGATATCTGCTAAAGCAGCTACATGTTTTGCAGAGAAGTTGCCTTCTAGCAACCTGTTTATGAACAGAGCTAAAGAAGAAGCGAGCCTCTCTCATTCGAACAGTCAGGACCGGGTTGACCACAAGGAGTGGGAAATGGTGTCTAGGCACTCATCTTGGGGGGATGTTGGTGTGGGTGGCAGTCTTAAGGCTCCAGTGTTAAGCCTAAACCAGGGAATGGACAATGGAAGAAGCACTCTGGTGGAAGCAAGAGATCAGCAAGTGCATGGGAAAACAGAAAGGGTAGCAGTGATGCCTGCAGGGTCTCAGCAAGTTAGTGTCAGGTTCCAGGTCCATTATGTCACAAGCACTGATGTGCAATTCATTGCAGTAACTGGAGACCATGAGTGTCTTGGGAGATGGAACACTTACATCCCACTCCACTATAACAAGGATGGGTTCTGGTCTCATTCCATTTTCCTGCCTGCAGATACAGTGGTGGAGTGGAAGTTTGTGTTGGTAGAGAATGGGGGAGTTACCCGCTGGGAAGAATGCAGCAATAGATTCCTAGAAACTGGCCATGAGGATAAAGTGGTTCACGCATGGTGGGGGATTCACTGA